The Pseudoxanthomonas sp. genome segment GCGCGCGCGACCGCCACGTTCTGCGACAGGCGCTGCTGGTCTTCGGCGTAGAGCGTCAGGATGAAGTGGTATTCGCCCAGCACGAAATTGCCCGAGGCGACCTGGTCCATGGCGTGGTCGAGCTCCACGATCTGGCTGACCGCCTTGTCGCCGGACGAGATCATCATGCCCTTCGTGCGGTCCAGCACCTTCAACGCGTCCTGACGGCCCATCGGGCTGAACGAATGGGTGATGATGTACTCGAAGTCGAGGTACTTCAGGCCATTCAGGATGCCGGGCCACGTTGCGTCCGTGTATTCCTTGATGTTGAGGATCGCGCCGAAGTGGTTCTTGCCATCCGGTGCACTGACCACGAAGTCGCCGGTCTTCGACGAGAACATGTGGCGGCTCACGGCCAGGTAGTCGTAGACCGGCGCGCGCAGCACCGGCACCGGCTCGGAAATGCGATTGAGCAGGAAGCCGAAGAACTCCAGCGTCTCGGAGAACACACCCCCACGCTCCGCCTCGTACAGGCCCAGCCTGACCGGAGCGTAGTCCTTGAGGACCGCCTCCACGTTGCCCGCCAGTTCCATCAGCTTGGCCACGGCCTGGTCCTGCTCGGCCTGGAGGCGCGACACGTTGGCCGATTTCTCGACGAACTTCTTCCCCATCACGACCGGGCGGTAGATCATGGTGAGATACAGCTCGTTCTGCATGATCTTCTGCGCGGACAGCGCATCGAAGTAGTCGTCCGACAACGTCTGGTTGAAGACCTGGTCGAACTTGGCCGTCGAACGAACGCTTCCGCGTCGCCGCAGGTCGTGGACCCAGAACGCGACATTGACGAAATCCGGCGCGCGCAGCGTCTGCAGCATGCGATTGAAACTGTTGTGGCGGTGCTCCAGCTCCCATTCCTCGCGCCCGACGAAGGGCAGCCCCTCCAGCCGCCAGGCCAGCAGAAAATCGCCGCCCGTCGTCTTGACCACGTGCGGCGACACGTGGGCAGAAAAGGGAATGAACTCGGCGATGGCCAGGTCGGGCGCGAGCATGGGATCAGTCCGGAATCGAGTCGTCGAAACGCTTGCGGTAGGCATTGGGCGTGAACACCCACATCCCTTCGTGGTGCCGGAGGTTCCGGACCTTGGTCCGGAACTGCCACCGCAGCCCCAGCAGCCGGAAGATCATCTCGTCGCGGCGTGCCATCTGCCGCATGATGAAGATGACCACCGGCAGCAGGGCCAGGAAAAACATGTTGAAGTAGAACGTGAGCAACAGGCAGCCGCCCGCCCCGATCGCGAAGGGTACGTAAGGTACCCCCATGAACATGGGGGGGCGGGTACAGCCCCTGAACAGCACGTTCTTATGCATACTGGCTCAGCATCTGGGCGACCACCATCGCCGTCGAGGTCACGTCGGCGGGCAGCAGCATCTTGGCGATCTGGGCCGCAGCACCGATCAGGAAACCACCGATCAG includes the following:
- a CDS encoding type IV secretion system protein VirB3 yields the protein MHKNVLFRGCTRPPMFMGVPYVPFAIGAGGCLLLTFYFNMFFLALLPVVIFIMRQMARRDEMIFRLLGLRWQFRTKVRNLRHHEGMWVFTPNAYRKRFDDSIPD